CCTCAAATGGTACATAATCTCTCTGAGGGCCACTGTCAGTTCATAAATACCCCAGTATGTGAGCTGCCAGTCTGAGGCAGGTTTGGGTGCCTGTGACAGCTGATGTCACTCTGTCTCAGCCTCCCTGACAAGGAAGATATTTTGTATTGCCTTTGTGTCAGCTGCAGAACAAATAAGTAAAACAATGCTGTGGAGAAAACATATCACTTtaaaaggcacagaaaatagCTTCTCTGAAGGGCTGATTGCAGTGTTGACAATGTCACAgcttcttcttttctcttcagcCGTTATTGATAACACTTGTGCTGACGTGGCTGTCACATGTGTCTGCAATGATAGTTCATAAATATTATCAGAATAGCATTCAAAGGCCAGTTTCCCATCTTAGTGTTTCTTGGCTTGTGAAGAATTGATAAGTCCTTGCCCTGCTAAATATCATTTGGAGAATAATCAGTTTGGGCCCCTAGTGACATTGTGTGTCCTGCAATGAGTCAGTAGCTGCTCAGTGGCTTGTCCTCCTGTCCTGAACTAAAGACAAAATCCAGGTTTCCTTCTCAGGAGTTTGCAGAAAAGGTTGTTGCAAAGCAACAAGAGTTTTCTGGGCAGGAAGCTCTATAGGAACATGGCGTGCTTCCAgtggcaggagagctggaaggAGACCAAGCCACTTCTTTTCAGTGGTTTTGGTGAAAATGAAATGTGCACAGCAGGCTATTATGTGTCAAAAGAGGACTGTCAGAATAAGGACATCTAACATAAACTCAGGTTAGCCTCATCTTCAAGATATGAAATTCTTCACAGCCAAACAACAACATTTTTCTTTGGTGGCTTTGTTGCCCCAGCTCTGTATGGACTGGCTCTCTGTGAGCTGGAAAGGACTCAGTGAAGAGCACTAGAATCCTGTGGGTGACAACTGCTGTATAAacatgtggggttttttcatcttctttctttcttcttttttaacagTTGCTAAGAAAAACTCTCCAGGGTACGTTTAAAGTactgtttttcagttttgcatAGACAGAATGAGAACTTACAGAGAACTCCCACCACACTCGTGAATTCAAGCACATGAATGCATTGCAATTATGCTGTTCACAAATCTCCATCTGAAATCACCACTCCAAAGTGGCCTAAATTTTATCATTTCATCGCATACAAATGTCTGATTAGTTGATTAGGATAAAAAgattacaaaaattaaaaaaaaaatattttacagaacCATATTATGGTATTACaaacaagactgaaaaaaaCTAAGTGTGTCTGTAAGAAGTATAAAACACATTCGGAACAAACATAACAATGGTAATTTGCAACTAATACTAAGGGTAGAAGGCAATAACAGCAAATAAGAAATATGTAGTATAGTCTAAAATTAGTGTAATTACTGGTTATTGTGCTTGCTTCAAGTATGGATACAGTAAAATGAAAGAACTGGGAGGCTACAGATCTGGCAAATGAAATCAGGCATAAAAAAATTTGGCACACATTTGATCCTTATAGTCTAAAGATTCTTGGgaaaatttgtttttttgtggATTCTGGGCCATATTGTTGATACAGAATCTTGAAAATGAGAGCATGGTACCAGTGTTTAGTACTGAAATACGTGCGAGGGACTTTGGACAATCCTGAATCTTAGACTGTGGATCTCTGGATCAGGGGTGTCATTATGGGGGCACACAAATGGCATAATGTCAGGATCTGAATTGAACCCCTGGGTGTAACCTCAGCACAGATTACTGCAGTAATGATACAACCAGATTTGTTGCCTATTTCCTGACCTGTTTTTTGCTGTGCCATgactccttttctttcctctctcttcttGCTTCACCCCCCACAAAAAAGCCAACCCTGAGCAGAACTGTGTTGCTCAGGTTTAGTGGAGGAGATGCTGGGAAGCATAAGGGaagaaggaattcttccctctCCACCTACCAAAGGAGAAGAAGAGCTACTTGAGAGTTCTTCTGTCTCACATGATGAAGTGAAAAATTGCCAACAGAGTGAATTTCTTTCTGTACTGAACAAAAAGTTTGTCCTATAACAAGGAACACTActatttttgtttcttggtGTGATGATGACACAAAATCTCCCAGACCGTCCCTCTGGGTGGGTGTGTACAGCCACAAGAACTCccttcacacacacactgcagagaGGAGTTGTTACCAATGGCTGAACAAAAGGTCAGCAAGCTGCAAAACTGCTTTTATTACAATGTAGCACATAAACAGAACCACTAGAACGATTCCCTTTTTCTACAAAATCATGTGGCTTCTTTACCCAACAGCATCTTTTGTCCAGGATTAATCCAAATTATACTTAATGACACATGATGTGGTGCCAGTATTTAATCTTAGTTCAAAACCAGCCCTCCACTGGTGATCttttcacagctgcaggaagCATCCTGCAGAGAATGCTTTCATCATTTACAGCCATGTATTCATATGTCTATTTAATTAATTAGGGTTGGCTCCTTCTGAAGTATATTGCTGCTTTATTAATGGTTGTATGCTTAGATCAATGCAAACAAATGAAAGGGAAAGCAGACAGAGGTTTAGGAGCTGTGAAGCTGAGATAAACTCCTTTATTTCTTAGAAAACCCACTGATCCTGGAGAGATCAACAGGTTCTTCCATATTTCCAACTATTCTGCTATGATCACACATCTATGACTCTTTCTTTATGACCTCAGAGGCTTTGAAGAAAGTTTTCCTCCAGGAGAACATAAAATTTGGCCTCATTTAACATCAGGTGaaaaaaagagcaggaagaTATTGGTCTTTTGGTATTACCTCCATAATATCAGAGCAAGATGGTTAAAAGCCAAGATTTGCAGGAAAATTTTCAGCTCTAAAGAGTTTGATTATGTCTCCTGAACAGAATCTTGAGGCTGACAATAGACTGCTATTCACAGAGTGGATACTCTGCTACAGACTGCATTTACcacatataatttttaatacacTGAAATGAGACTGCCTGCCCTTTTTTTGGATGCTTTGTCACTTTGGAGGGAAAGGAGTCATATAGGTGAGGGTATTAGCTATCTAAATGCACCTGTCATCAATATTTGTGCAAAGAACATATAGgtgtgcccagagcaggcagcaaacTGCTCAGAGACAGCCTGAAAACACAAGAGTCTTCCTTAATTTGGGTTTGCCTTTTCAACCAGTGATGCAAAATTGGACGACACTACCTAAACTTATCTTATACACTTCACAGCTTTAATGAAAATGGTTTGCTTTATAGTATTTAAGCTCTGCAAGTCTGTGAGTTTTCAAGTGCTGTGAAAAACCTTCCCCACAACATGCACTTTATATATGGCTTTAATTATCCACAGTGTTACTCTACTGAGGATGTTCTGTGGTGCCTGTTTGCTGTGTTGATTGGAAGTTCCTGGCAGGATCACTGACAGTCATTAGTCCTGCTGGAAGAAAACTGCTCTAGTGTTTGGGCTGAGGATCTGAACAAGGCACTGTGTGGCAGTGAGCATTACAGGGCTTAAAATACCCCCCAATTCTCCAGTGCCTTGACCCACCTGTAATTGCCTACTCCAGAACACACAGATTCCAAACTGTTTTATTACTAGTGCTAACACTCCACAGCAGTAGCATTTACTTACCTTTCCCAAGTGAAACAAATGTCCAGAACAGTACCTAGCAAAAAATCAGAGTGCTCCTCTAAGAGCTTCACCTTTTTGAActgccaaaaaataaaaactgttgaCAGAAAAATTACTCTGATTTTGCCACCgctatttgtttttttccaggctgCACCAGTGTGCAGTTTTCACACACTGCCATCTGTTGTTACAGGGTGCCTGTGTCACTACTATGCTGTGCAGCTCGGGTTTCTGTTCCAGCAGCAAACATCCTTCCCAAGAACTCTGCTAAATTGGAAGAACTGCTTTAATTCATGCATGGAGCGAGATTCCAACAACTCTGCTTTCACTCGTGGCCACAGCCAAAGTAATGTTGCTTTTAATCCCACTTCACTTATTTCAATAGTGAAATTTGTATCTTTATTTAGTCCAGAGCCAGAGGATTCAGGTTCTGAGTAGTAAACTTACAGCAAAACACACATACCACAAACATCACATATATTTACACACACCAAAATTACAAAGGATCCTGTCAGTGCACAAATATATTTACAAACACTGCTCTGCTTATTTAAACAGCTGTTTCAGAATCTGTATGTTTAGCTACAGTTTGCATATATATAGGTTATGGATTTGAGTCCAGGATCTGATGAGTTAGCACCTTGTTCCCTAAATCTGAACTAGAAAAAATAGAACATAATGTTCCAGAAGCTAGCAGGAAGGTAAAATGATTTGTGTGGGATCAAATAAGGGGCAATTTTGTGTTGGGAGAGCAGCCTGAAGCACCCAGGCACGTATGACAGGCAGATACACACTCACAAACCAGTTGGCAGCTGGAGGAATTAAGGGAGCCAGGAATTGGCCTAGACCTACGGAATTACAGATGAATATCCATGACTCAGATCAGCTCACACAAGGGTGCAGCTATCAAAGTCCTGAAAATGCTTGTGAGAGATGCAACCGTTCAGACTGCCCAAGCTGGATTACCTGCAGTTGTGATTTTTGTGTGTTAGAACTGGTCAGAGCACAAACCTGGATATTGAAGAGTTGGACACAAAAGAAATCCTTTGTGCTTGAAACCATGTGGGAAAAACTCCCAAAAGACCACAAGTTTTTGGCTTGGGAAGAGAAGGATCTAAGCAAAACACACTCAAGAACTTGTGTGTtcaaaaacacagaaatgcacaGCAGAGATAGTAATTTGTCGTATccatataaatataattttatttgcatatCCAAATACaggatatttatttaaatgaaaactgtactctcacaatttaaaaaacaagttCACTTGCCATTTAAAAACCAGTCTTAATATCTGCATCTGCCAGTTTTACTCCCCAAATGTTAGAGAATTTTCAGcttctttctgttctttatGCAATTGTTTTGCCCTGTTTTTCAGATCCTCTGCCTTGGCATCATTCTTCTCAATGCCATCTCCCAGTTTGTACATGCGGCTGGCGTTGGCACAAGCCCACACGTGCCCCAGCTCACAGCCCTTCAGCGAGTACTTCAAGGCACTGCTCATGTCCTTGGGGACCCCAGGTGCTCCCTGCAGGTATATCACACTCAGGTTGAAGCAGCTGGGAGCAAAATTGCCATCACAGGCTTTTGTGTAATAGTCTcgagcagcagcagggtcaggctgATCACCGTTGGCTCTCCCATCCTGGGCCAGCAGCCCAGCGCTGTGACATGCATTTGCTGACTTCTTCCCACCTTTCTCACATGACTTGATGAAGGATTTGTAGGCAGCTTTCAAATCTGGGCTGAGTCCACCTGTCGGTCAAGACATTACTGTGAGGGCATGTTAAAACAGCTGGGAGCTTTCTGCTTTGCAGGATGCTTCCCACTGGAAACACAGCATCCATCACTTTAGATACTACACTCAACATTTAGGACTTCAGAGACACTACTGTTGTCTCAGTGACAATCATTCTGCTAATGTCTTTGACTTAGAAAACTGTCCTCCACTCACCAGTAAGCACAACAGCACTGGTATCCAAAAAATAACCCAGATCCACAAAACACTCTTTCCATTACTACATCCTTTACATTACTACAACACTCTTTACATTACTACATACATGGATTTATTACCTTACACTAGGCAAATATTATTTTGCCAGTATACACCAAGATTGTTACTGGTTTTGAACTACAGTAATAATATTGTTCCTTACTAGTACCTTCATTTGGAAGATCTCTGTCTAATTTAAGCTTTCCATTACTGTGCCAGCAAATACATTTTGAACAGCCTTGGGGACTACTGAGGTATGCATATTACTAGTCTTTGAGTTTCCTTCTTTCTTACTTTCTTCTGTCTGACAAGAAGAAATGTTGTGAACTGAATATGCAACAACACTGAGCACTGGCTGTACGTACCTGTCAAACAGttgtaattataaaaaaatattacatagTTAACGTAAAGCTGATTTTTCAGAAGGAAGCAATTTTAGGTTTTCCATCCTCCCCCAACTTTTATGAGGTGACCATGAAAGGGGCGGGACGGGTAGTTGCTCCTTCAAGGTCAGGAGGACAGGCAGGTGTGCGGGTGGCCAGCAATCGGAGCAGGTTGCCCGGGGAGGCGGTGGAGTCACCTGCGGCCCGAGCCCCAGAACCCCCCTGCCCACCTTTGCCGAGGGCCTGGTAGGCCCCCAGTTTGTAGCAGCTCTCGCTGTGCCCGTGCACCTCGCAGTTGTCGCGCAGCacccgcgccgccgccgcgaAGTCCTTCCTGACAGCGTCCAGGTAATCGGCGAAGCGCTGGCAGCCTGCAAGGCACGGCACACGGGCTGAGCCTCCTGCCGGCCCCGCGGCGGGCGGCGAGCGGGGGGCGGCGGCAGGGCCTTACCGTCCGGGTCCTTCTCCTTGAAGCACTGGTAGCTGTACTCCACGTGCAGGTTCTCCAGGTACGCCCGCACCTCCTCCTCGTCCGCGAAGTTGATGAAGCCGGCCATGGCCGCGCCGGGTCACGGCGCGATCGCGGCGGCGCCTCCGGTGAACGCCGAGCGCTCGATTCGGCACCgccccccggggccgcccctTCCCCGCCCGCCCGTGCCGTACCCGGGCCCGCCTCCgcccgcccctgccccgcccgCTGCGACCGCCCGCACCGGCCCCGTACCGGCCCCGCCTCCGCCCGCTTCTCCTGCCCCTTTGCCGGCCGCTCCTCCACTCACTCCCCAGCCTCTCTTCGCGTCCGTTCCCTTACAGCTCCTCTCGTTACTTCTGTGCGCTCCCGGGGTCATCGGGAACTCTGAGGGTTCAGCACTTTTAAGCGATAACACACTGCTAGAACTTTACTTTCAGAGTTTGCGCCATCCTATGCGTATTCCCGATGTCTGATTCAGCACAACCCAGAGACCGAGACATGACAGTCGCGCTCTGCATGGCCTaggagcagggctgctttcCCTGTTCCTCAGTCCGCCTCCTGCACACTTTTGTCTGGATTAACAGCTCGATAATTTCCAAATCCGTTTTAgaacagaggtgctgctgtgagagACTGCTCCCAGCCCCCACTCCTTTCTGCGGTACCACAAAAGCTCTCCCAGGTGCTTTTTGAAGTACTGGAAGCTGCACTGAGCTTCTCCTGGATCTGAgaatccccctgccatgggcagggacaccttccactctcccaggttgctcaaagccccatccaacctggccttgaacacttccagggatgggcacccaCAACATTATGGATTAATTTAACCCAAATGTGATAACAGAATACTTACAGAAAACATGGCACACTATCTAATTCCAGCATTTCTGAGCACAAATTGAATTTTTTGTGAGTAAAGTAGCACATTAGAAATCTGTGTGAAGAATTGCTTAAAATCAATCCAAGTTTgagttaaaataaatttcaaagaaTATTTGCAATATTTGCAAATGCCTTGTCCCAAATTATTTAAGTAGAGTAACACCAGCTTGTCGAGTTTTTTGGGATAAATAAAACTCAGTTAAATCCTGTGCAGTCTCCCATAGAAAGAAGCCTTATCCTTTATTAAGGGCTAGAGCTACCAGGACTAGCTGGATTGGCAGCAAATCCTGTCAGGTGTATAGCTGAAACACCAGTTACATCTTCTAAAGTATTTCCTTAAAACATTTTAGACTGTTAAAAATTTGGTTTGAagttaaaacacattttccatGTGCAGCTAAAGTCTTGTTTTCAATATGTATTGACCAAAACTCACTGCCACATGTGTGAGACTGCAGGAAGAAGTTACACATTGCTTGGCCAGTGCTGGCTGCAATCTGAGAATGTTCGTGTGAAACTCCATCCTGGATGGGGCCTTTAGAAGGTGAACTGCTTTTGTACCAGCAATACTGTTTCTCTGAAAATCCAGCATTTCAGTTTGCACAGGCTCAGTAGAAATTCCTTGAGTTTATTAGTTTAAGTCCTTGAAGAGTCTGCTCTTGCTGAGATCTTGTCTTTGCAGCTCCTGATGCCGATGCTGAGCCTGTGCCAACTCAACCA
This DNA window, taken from Melospiza georgiana isolate bMelGeo1 chromosome 9, bMelGeo1.pri, whole genome shotgun sequence, encodes the following:
- the LOC131086891 gene encoding cytochrome c oxidase assembly factor 7: MAGFINFADEEEVRAYLENLHVEYSYQCFKEKDPDGCQRFADYLDAVRKDFAAAARVLRDNCEVHGHSESCYKLGAYQALGKGGLSPDLKAAYKSFIKSCEKGGKKSANACHSAGLLAQDGRANGDQPDPAAARDYYTKACDGNFAPSCFNLSVIYLQGAPGVPKDMSSALKYSLKGCELGHVWACANASRMYKLGDGIEKNDAKAEDLKNRAKQLHKEQKEAENSLTFGE